A genomic segment from Stappia indica encodes:
- a CDS encoding adenylate/guanylate cyclase domain-containing protein: MAQKKTTASTDGQGIRQRLRLGSGLVLLTFAFSHFLNHMLGIWSLEAMEAGRLVFLAVWRSPPGEVLLLSAILVHASLALWKTARRRSLRLSAWQWAQLLLGLAIPFLLIPHAIGTGGLAHRFGYEDTYRNVLTVLWPGLILNQTILMLLVWLHGMIGLHFWLRLKPGYAPFKPLLFALALLVPVLASWGWTDAARRLRLTENQPFPLTPEMTSWSDPLVTLLRNGFYALVALVVLVIVLRALVRRSRRTIEITYPGDRVVKVAPGPTLLEISKMNGIPHADVCGGRARCSTCRTRILDGLDTLPAPSATEAKVLTRISAGEDIRLACQVRPEAPLKVQPLVPASGAVRVAGSDGDAYHWGVEQPAAILFVDLRNFTGLAEHRLSYDVVFLLNRYLGETAKAVEACGGYVDKFIGDGVMAIFGMKDGLQAGCRNALAATNAIAETMERLNVELGPQLSAPLRVGMGLHAGPVILGRIGAVSGNGASARITALGDVVNTASRLETATKELGHSLVVSSAVLEAAGYTCDQAGRTEIAVRGRREPLDVFALDPPARLVDTLAKPAFPSA; encoded by the coding sequence ATGGCACAGAAGAAGACGACCGCATCGACGGACGGACAGGGAATCCGGCAGCGGCTCAGGCTGGGGAGCGGGCTCGTCCTGCTCACCTTCGCGTTCAGCCACTTCCTCAACCACATGCTCGGCATCTGGTCGCTCGAGGCAATGGAGGCGGGGCGACTGGTGTTCCTCGCCGTCTGGCGTAGTCCGCCAGGCGAAGTCCTGCTGCTGTCTGCCATTCTGGTCCATGCCTCGCTCGCGCTGTGGAAGACTGCGCGCCGCCGCAGCCTGCGCCTGTCCGCCTGGCAATGGGCGCAGCTCCTGCTCGGGCTGGCCATCCCCTTCCTGCTCATTCCGCACGCCATCGGAACGGGCGGGCTTGCCCACCGGTTCGGCTATGAGGACACCTACCGCAACGTGCTCACGGTCCTGTGGCCGGGGCTGATCCTCAATCAGACCATCTTGATGCTGCTGGTCTGGCTGCACGGGATGATCGGCTTGCATTTCTGGCTGCGCCTGAAGCCGGGCTACGCCCCCTTCAAGCCGCTTCTTTTCGCTCTCGCGCTGCTGGTTCCCGTCCTTGCGTCCTGGGGCTGGACGGATGCGGCCCGCCGGCTGCGCCTGACGGAGAACCAGCCCTTCCCCCTGACGCCGGAAATGACCAGTTGGTCCGATCCGCTGGTCACGTTGCTGCGCAACGGCTTCTATGCGCTGGTCGCCCTCGTCGTCCTCGTCATCGTCCTCAGGGCCCTTGTTCGCCGCTCGCGCCGGACCATCGAGATCACCTATCCGGGCGACCGGGTGGTGAAGGTCGCGCCCGGTCCGACCTTGCTGGAAATCAGCAAGATGAACGGAATTCCCCATGCTGACGTGTGCGGCGGCCGGGCCCGCTGCTCGACATGCCGGACCCGCATTCTCGATGGTCTCGACACGCTGCCCGCCCCGTCTGCGACCGAAGCGAAGGTGCTCACCCGCATCAGCGCAGGTGAGGACATTCGCCTTGCGTGCCAGGTGCGACCGGAAGCCCCGCTGAAAGTCCAGCCCTTGGTGCCGGCAAGCGGCGCGGTGCGGGTCGCCGGATCGGACGGCGACGCCTATCACTGGGGCGTCGAGCAGCCGGCGGCGATCCTGTTCGTCGATCTGCGGAATTTCACCGGCCTTGCGGAGCACCGGCTTTCCTACGACGTCGTCTTCCTCCTCAACCGCTATCTCGGCGAGACCGCCAAGGCAGTCGAGGCCTGCGGCGGCTATGTCGACAAGTTCATCGGCGACGGTGTCATGGCGATCTTCGGCATGAAGGACGGGCTGCAGGCCGGCTGTCGCAACGCGCTCGCAGCGACAAACGCCATCGCGGAAACCATGGAGCGGCTGAATGTCGAGCTCGGGCCGCAGCTCAGCGCCCCGCTCCGGGTCGGAATGGGCCTGCATGCCGGACCGGTGATCCTGGGGCGTATCGGCGCGGTGAGCGGCAATGGCGCCAGCGCCCGGATCACCGCGCTCGGCGACGTCGTCAACACCGCAAGCCGGCTGGAAACGGCAACGAAAGAACTGGGACACAGCCTCGTCGTCTCGAGCGCCGTGCTGGAGGCTGCCGGCTACACATGCGATCAGGCAGGCAGGACCGAGATCGCGGTCAGGGGCCGGCGCGAGCCGCTCGATGTTTTCGCTCTCGACCCGCCCGCGCGGCTGGTCGATACTCTCGCCAAACCCGCCTTTCCTTCCGCCTGA
- the argE gene encoding acetylornithine deacetylase, protein MSRQYSSQEMLARLVAFPTVSANSNLDLIDFVETYLAGHGIASQRVPDATGTKAALHAVIGPQKDGGVALSAHTDVVPVEGQAWSSDPFTLREADGRLYGRGTCDMKGFAAVALAAVPQMIAAPLTRPIHIALSYDEEVGCVGAPPMIDSMLRSGPKPSMVVVGEPSNMRVITAHKGTAVIRVTVRGHTVHSSQWDRGVSAIANAARIITWLDDRTRENQRAADPALAMDPPFTTLHCGVIEGGTAANIVSRSCSFFCDIRTIPGDTREAWLKRLETFIRTQIEPGMHAVHADTGVTIEKLAYAPALSEEQDGPAEALARRLTGDNGRHMVVYGTEAGQFQERGISAVVCGPGSIDQAHQPDEYIEKTEIVAADGFVSRLIADMCR, encoded by the coding sequence ATGTCACGACAGTATTCTTCTCAGGAAATGCTTGCCCGTCTCGTTGCCTTCCCGACGGTTTCCGCCAACAGCAATCTCGATCTCATCGATTTCGTCGAGACCTATCTGGCAGGGCACGGCATCGCCTCTCAGCGCGTGCCGGACGCTACCGGCACCAAGGCCGCACTGCACGCCGTGATCGGCCCGCAGAAGGACGGCGGCGTTGCTCTGTCGGCCCATACCGACGTCGTGCCCGTCGAAGGGCAGGCCTGGAGCAGCGACCCGTTCACCCTGCGCGAGGCCGATGGCCGACTCTACGGCCGCGGCACCTGCGACATGAAGGGCTTTGCCGCCGTGGCACTGGCCGCCGTGCCGCAGATGATTGCCGCACCGCTGACCCGCCCCATCCACATCGCCCTGTCCTACGACGAGGAAGTGGGCTGCGTCGGCGCGCCTCCGATGATCGATTCGATGCTGCGCTCCGGCCCCAAGCCGTCGATGGTGGTGGTCGGTGAACCGAGCAACATGCGCGTCATCACCGCACATAAGGGCACTGCGGTCATCCGCGTGACCGTGCGCGGGCACACGGTTCACTCCAGCCAGTGGGATCGCGGGGTCTCGGCGATCGCCAATGCAGCCCGCATCATCACCTGGCTCGACGATCGCACCCGCGAGAACCAGCGCGCCGCCGATCCGGCCCTTGCCATGGACCCGCCCTTCACGACCCTTCATTGCGGCGTGATCGAGGGCGGCACTGCGGCCAATATCGTCTCGCGCTCGTGCTCCTTCTTCTGCGACATCCGCACCATCCCGGGCGACACGCGGGAAGCCTGGCTGAAGCGACTGGAAACCTTCATCCGCACCCAGATCGAACCGGGCATGCACGCCGTCCACGCCGACACGGGAGTGACGATCGAGAAGCTCGCCTATGCTCCCGCGCTCAGCGAGGAGCAGGACGGGCCGGCCGAAGCGCTCGCCCGCCGGCTTACCGGGGACAACGGCCGGCATATGGTCGTCTATGGCACCGAGGCCGGCCAGTTCCAGGAGCGCGGCATTTCCGCGGTCGTCTGCGGTCCGGGTTCGATCGACCAGGCCCACCAGCCAGACGAGTACATCGAGAAGACGGAGATCGTCGCAGCGGACGGGTTCGTCTCGCGGCTCATCGCCGACATGTGCCGCTAG